The Streptomyces sp. NBC_01775 genome includes a region encoding these proteins:
- a CDS encoding uracil-xanthine permease family protein, with translation MSGGGLGVRWKLHGDGRVPAPGAVVRPDERLSWPRTAGLGAQHVVAMFGASFVAPVLMGLDPNLAIMMSGVATMLFLLATRGAVPSYLGCSLSFVGVTAVIRGQGGSSATVTGAILVVGAALFLVGLAVRQFGARIIHGAMPPVVTGAVVMLIGFNLAPVTAKTYWPQDQWTALVTMLLTGLAVVCLRGFWSRIAIFLGLVAGYLMSWGFDRIFGRIHSPDSSGKTVDHWRLDLSGVTKADWFGLPSVHGPDFSWSAILVALPVVIALVAENAGHVKAVGEMTGDPLDDKLGTAIAADGAGSVLSTAVGGPATTTYSENIGVMAATRVYSTAAYWAAACFALLFGLCPKFGAVVAAIPGGVLGGITVILYGMIGLLGAQIWINNGVDMRNPLNLVPVAAGIIIGIGGVTLKFTDSFELSGIALGTVVVLTGYHALKALAPPHLKAQEPLLDEGTSQYDETPPAGREQPDGRERPDEES, from the coding sequence ATGAGCGGCGGCGGCCTCGGCGTGCGCTGGAAACTGCACGGCGATGGGCGCGTCCCGGCACCCGGTGCCGTTGTACGGCCCGATGAGCGGCTCTCCTGGCCGCGCACGGCGGGCCTCGGCGCCCAGCATGTGGTGGCGATGTTCGGCGCCAGCTTCGTCGCCCCGGTGCTGATGGGCCTGGACCCGAATCTGGCCATCATGATGTCCGGCGTCGCGACGATGCTCTTCCTGCTCGCGACCCGCGGCGCGGTGCCCAGCTACCTGGGGTGCAGCCTCTCCTTCGTCGGGGTGACCGCCGTCATCCGGGGCCAGGGCGGCAGCAGTGCGACGGTGACCGGCGCGATCCTCGTGGTCGGCGCCGCGCTGTTCCTGGTGGGGCTGGCGGTACGGCAGTTCGGCGCGCGGATCATCCACGGGGCGATGCCGCCGGTGGTGACCGGCGCCGTGGTGATGCTCATCGGCTTCAACCTCGCGCCGGTGACCGCCAAGACCTACTGGCCGCAGGACCAGTGGACGGCACTGGTGACCATGCTGCTGACCGGGCTGGCCGTGGTGTGTCTGCGCGGCTTCTGGTCGCGGATCGCGATCTTCCTGGGGCTGGTCGCCGGCTACCTGATGTCCTGGGGCTTCGACCGGATCTTCGGCCGTATCCACTCCCCCGACAGCAGCGGGAAGACCGTGGACCACTGGCGGCTGGATCTGTCCGGTGTGACCAAGGCGGACTGGTTCGGGCTGCCGTCGGTGCACGGCCCCGACTTCTCGTGGTCGGCGATCCTGGTGGCGCTGCCCGTGGTGATCGCGCTGGTGGCCGAGAACGCCGGGCACGTCAAGGCGGTCGGTGAGATGACCGGCGATCCGCTGGATGACAAGCTCGGCACCGCCATCGCGGCGGACGGCGCGGGCAGCGTGCTCTCGACGGCCGTCGGGGGCCCGGCGACGACGACGTATTCGGAGAACATCGGCGTCATGGCCGCCACCCGCGTCTACTCGACGGCGGCCTACTGGGCGGCTGCGTGCTTCGCGCTCCTCTTCGGCCTCTGCCCGAAGTTCGGCGCCGTGGTGGCGGCCATTCCCGGCGGGGTGCTGGGCGGTATCACCGTCATCCTCTACGGGATGATCGGCCTGCTGGGCGCGCAGATCTGGATCAACAACGGCGTCGACATGCGCAATCCGCTCAACCTGGTGCCGGTCGCCGCGGGGATCATCATCGGCATCGGCGGCGTCACGCTGAAGTTCACCGACTCCTTCGAGCTCAGCGGCATCGCCCTGGGTACCGTGGTGGTCCTCACCGGCTATCACGCCCTCAAGGCGCTGGCTCCCCCGCATCTCAAGGCTCAGGAGCCCCTGTTGGACGAGGGCACGAGTCAGTACGACGAGACTCCCCCGGCCGGACGCGAGCAGCCGGACGGACGCGAGCGGCCGGACGAGGAGAGCTGA
- a CDS encoding riboflavin synthase yields the protein MFTGIVEELGEVVAVEDLGGSARLRLHGPRVTADVRHGDSIAVNGVCLTVVEAGQGEFTADVIAETLHRSSLGALVKGSPVNLERPMALGGRLDGHLVQGHVDGTGVIAARDDADSGTTITITLPGGLARYLVEKGSITVDGISLTVVEAADDHFSVSLIPTTLALTTLGTKQPGDPVNLEVDVLAKYVERLLGHTAGKEEAAHEEEAAR from the coding sequence GTGTTCACCGGAATCGTTGAAGAACTGGGCGAGGTTGTCGCCGTCGAGGATCTGGGCGGGTCGGCGCGGCTGCGGCTGCACGGCCCCCGCGTCACCGCCGATGTGCGCCACGGCGACTCCATCGCCGTCAACGGCGTGTGCCTGACCGTGGTCGAGGCCGGGCAGGGGGAGTTCACGGCCGACGTCATCGCCGAGACCCTGCACCGCTCCAGCCTCGGCGCGCTTGTCAAGGGCTCGCCGGTCAACCTGGAGCGGCCCATGGCCCTCGGCGGCCGGCTCGACGGCCACCTCGTCCAGGGCCATGTCGACGGCACCGGCGTCATCGCCGCGCGCGACGACGCCGACAGCGGCACCACGATCACCATCACCCTCCCCGGCGGGCTGGCCAGGTATCTGGTCGAGAAGGGCTCCATCACGGTCGACGGCATCAGCCTCACCGTCGTCGAGGCCGCCGACGACCACTTCTCCGTCTCCCTCATCCCCACCACCCTGGCGCTCACCACCCTCGGCACGAAGCAGCCCGGCGACCCGGTCAACCTGGAGGTCGACGTCCTCGCCAAGTACGTCGAGCGGCTGTTGGGCCACACGGCGGGCAAGGAAGAGGCCGCGCACGAGGAAGAAGCAGCCCGGTGA
- a CDS encoding GNAT family N-acetyltransferase, giving the protein MTDLWTERLVLHPMTPREAERVIALAAAEADLWGPDYPDAMDVKGAKDFLKACATAGDPRPFGNYEIRRREDGRAIGGIGFDGMPQEDRSVTVGYSLNLSARGRGYASEALRGLLAFARSRGIALVRADADLDNFASQRVMLAAGMHRIGEDHRVVYFELPAPDGSPSSGPDQSAASR; this is encoded by the coding sequence ATGACGGATCTGTGGACGGAACGGCTCGTACTGCACCCCATGACTCCGCGGGAGGCGGAGCGGGTGATCGCCCTGGCGGCGGCGGAGGCGGACCTGTGGGGTCCGGATTACCCCGACGCGATGGACGTCAAGGGCGCGAAGGACTTCCTGAAGGCGTGTGCGACCGCCGGCGATCCGAGGCCCTTCGGCAACTACGAGATACGCCGCCGCGAGGACGGCCGTGCCATCGGCGGCATCGGCTTCGACGGAATGCCCCAGGAGGACCGCTCCGTCACTGTCGGCTACTCCCTCAACCTCTCGGCGCGCGGCCGGGGTTACGCCTCCGAGGCGCTGCGCGGCCTGCTCGCCTTCGCCAGGTCCCGGGGGATCGCCCTCGTCCGGGCCGACGCCGACCTGGACAACTTCGCCTCGCAGCGCGTGATGCTCGCCGCCGGAATGCACCGGATCGGCGAGGATCACCGGGTCGTGTACTTCGAACTGCCCGCACCCGACGGGAGCCCGTCGTCCGGCCCGGATCAGTCCGCCGCGTCGCGGTAG
- a CDS encoding DUF5995 family protein encodes MTSVDQVPAQRAVTSARIGRVTARMREIGEELPPQDGVAVFNRVYLSVTEELEQRLLLGHFEDRTATGELGTRFAARFLDAVDAEATGRRTPACWRPLFRFRRHPAVRPLQFALAGINAHIGHDLPLALVDTCRALDAGPDELEADFERIGELLTGLEEHIREDLMPGPDLLDVADPLTHLVGSWSLERARGGAWAAFRALWGLRGLGELLEETAEGLDATVGMTGRCLLTPL; translated from the coding sequence ATGACCTCAGTGGATCAGGTGCCCGCGCAGCGCGCGGTGACGTCGGCGCGTATCGGACGAGTGACGGCCAGGATGCGGGAGATCGGCGAGGAGCTCCCCCCGCAGGACGGCGTGGCGGTCTTCAACCGTGTCTACCTCTCGGTGACCGAGGAGCTGGAACAACGCCTGCTCCTGGGCCACTTCGAGGACCGCACCGCCACCGGGGAGCTGGGCACCCGGTTCGCCGCGCGCTTCTTGGACGCGGTCGACGCCGAGGCCACCGGCCGCCGCACGCCCGCCTGCTGGCGTCCGCTCTTCCGGTTCCGGCGCCATCCGGCGGTGCGCCCCCTCCAGTTCGCGCTGGCCGGCATCAACGCGCACATCGGGCACGATCTGCCGCTCGCGCTGGTGGACACCTGCCGGGCGCTGGATGCGGGGCCCGACGAGCTGGAGGCCGACTTCGAGCGGATCGGGGAGCTGCTGACCGGGCTGGAGGAGCACATCAGGGAGGACCTGATGCCGGGACCCGACCTGCTGGATGTGGCCGACCCGCTGACGCATCTGGTGGGCTCCTGGAGCCTGGAGCGGGCGCGCGGCGGCGCCTGGGCCGCCTTCCGCGCCCTGTGGGGGCTGCGGGGGCTGGGCGAGTTGCTGGAGGAGACGGCCGAAGGGCTGGACGCCACGGTCGGCATGACGGGGCGCTGTCTGCTGACCCCGCTGTAG
- a CDS encoding TIGR03619 family F420-dependent LLM class oxidoreductase has translation MALRLGLGLPQTGGYELRTDVTAAARAAEELGYDSVWVLERLMRPEQPVDDMYLVPGLPWSEYFRSVADPLVTLSLAAAVTERVKLGSAVLVGPLHQPFLLARALGSLDAASGGRVIAGLGTGWSRDEYAAAGADHASRGRALDELLDVCEAVWGEDPASYEGERTRFTPSAVGPKPAARIPVLLAGRTDRALRRLVRRADGWLPSQTDNAGLATTRARLAGLAAEYGRDPATLAVTVRAFVQLSDRPVDGERRIFQGSLEQIVEDLAGAVRAGADEVLLDTQLSNDGVQALIESAKVLREAVTEAGL, from the coding sequence ATGGCACTGCGACTGGGCCTGGGACTGCCGCAGACGGGCGGCTACGAGCTGCGCACCGATGTGACGGCGGCGGCGCGCGCCGCCGAAGAGCTGGGATACGACAGCGTCTGGGTTCTGGAGCGCCTCATGCGCCCCGAACAGCCCGTCGACGACATGTACTTGGTCCCCGGGCTGCCCTGGTCCGAGTACTTCCGCTCGGTCGCGGATCCGCTGGTCACCCTGTCGCTCGCGGCGGCCGTGACCGAGCGCGTCAAGCTGGGCTCCGCCGTGCTGGTCGGCCCGCTGCACCAGCCCTTCCTGCTGGCCCGCGCGCTGGGCTCGCTGGACGCCGCCAGCGGCGGGCGGGTGATCGCGGGGCTGGGCACCGGCTGGTCCCGCGACGAGTACGCGGCAGCCGGCGCCGACCACGCCTCGCGGGGCAGGGCCCTGGATGAGCTGCTGGATGTGTGCGAGGCCGTCTGGGGCGAGGACCCGGCCTCCTACGAGGGCGAGCGCACCCGCTTCACCCCCTCGGCCGTCGGCCCCAAACCGGCCGCGCGCATCCCGGTGCTGCTGGCGGGCCGCACCGACCGGGCCCTGCGGCGGCTGGTGCGGCGGGCCGACGGGTGGCTGCCCTCACAGACCGACAACGCCGGGCTCGCCACGACCCGTGCCCGGCTCGCCGGGCTGGCCGCCGAGTACGGCCGGGACCCGGCCACGCTGGCCGTCACCGTACGGGCCTTCGTACAGCTCTCGGACAGGCCCGTCGACGGCGAGCGGCGCATCTTCCAGGGCAGCCTCGAACAGATCGTGGAGGACCTGGCGGGTGCCGTACGCGCCGGGGCCGACGAGGTGCTGCTGGACACCCAGTTGAGCAACGACGGCGTACAGGCCCTGATCGAGTCGGCGAAGGTGCTGCGGGAGGCGGTCACCGAGGCGGGCCTGTAG
- a CDS encoding phosphoribosyl-ATP diphosphatase: MANKTFEELFAELQHKAATGDPQTSRTAELVSLGVHAIGKKVVEEAAEVWMAAEHEGEERTAEEISQLLYHLQVLMTARGISLDDVYAHL, from the coding sequence ATGGCGAACAAGACATTCGAGGAGCTCTTCGCCGAGCTCCAGCACAAGGCCGCCACCGGCGACCCCCAGACCTCCCGCACCGCCGAACTCGTCTCGCTGGGCGTGCACGCCATCGGCAAGAAGGTCGTCGAGGAGGCCGCCGAGGTGTGGATGGCCGCCGAGCACGAGGGCGAGGAGCGCACAGCCGAGGAGATCTCCCAGCTCCTCTACCATCTACAGGTGCTCATGACCGCCAGGGGAATCTCCCTGGACGACGTCTACGCCCACCTCTGA
- a CDS encoding bifunctional 3,4-dihydroxy-2-butanone-4-phosphate synthase/GTP cyclohydrolase II, which produces MTALPNWYEAPPTPAVPGQDAGARQDGDDGFDLALDPVAEAVRDIAAGRPVVVVDDESRENEGDLVMAAELITPETVAFMMSECRGLICTPMEETDLDRLALPQMVAQNTESMGTAFTVSVDATGAHGVTTGISAGDRAATIRLLADPDTTPEDFVRPGHAFPLRAKPGGVLVRAGHTEAGVDLARLAGLRPAAAIVEIAGEDGAMLRLPELVPFARKHGLRIISIEDLIAFRRSAEPTVRREAETRLPTRHGDFRAYGYRSTVDGVEHIALVTGNVGGPEDPDAGEDVLVRVHSECLTGDIFGSLRCDCGPQLEGSLERVQHEGRGIVLYLRGHEGRGIGLLSKLRAYELQERGRDTLDANLELGLPADARDYAAAAQILADLGVRSLRLMTNNPDKTAAIVRSGLRVTGREPMPVQAGEHNLRYLRTKRDRMGHDLPWLDADRASPCGTQ; this is translated from the coding sequence ATGACGGCACTTCCGAACTGGTACGAAGCACCCCCGACGCCGGCCGTGCCGGGCCAGGACGCCGGTGCCCGTCAGGACGGGGACGACGGGTTCGACCTCGCGCTCGACCCGGTCGCCGAGGCCGTCCGCGACATCGCCGCCGGTCGTCCCGTGGTGGTCGTCGACGACGAGAGCCGGGAGAACGAGGGCGACCTCGTGATGGCCGCCGAGCTGATCACCCCCGAGACAGTCGCCTTCATGATGAGCGAGTGCCGGGGCCTGATCTGCACGCCGATGGAGGAAACCGACCTCGACCGGCTCGCGCTGCCGCAGATGGTCGCCCAGAACACGGAGTCCATGGGCACCGCCTTCACCGTCTCCGTCGACGCGACGGGGGCGCACGGCGTCACCACCGGCATCTCGGCGGGCGACCGCGCCGCCACCATCCGGCTGCTCGCCGACCCCGACACCACCCCCGAGGACTTCGTCCGCCCCGGCCACGCCTTCCCGCTGCGCGCCAAGCCGGGCGGCGTCCTCGTCCGCGCCGGCCACACCGAGGCGGGCGTCGACCTGGCGCGGCTCGCCGGGCTGCGCCCCGCCGCCGCCATCGTGGAGATCGCGGGCGAGGACGGCGCCATGCTGCGGCTGCCCGAGCTGGTGCCGTTCGCCCGTAAGCACGGGCTGCGGATCATCTCCATCGAGGACCTGATCGCCTTCCGCCGCTCCGCCGAGCCGACCGTGCGCCGCGAGGCGGAGACCCGGCTGCCCACCCGGCACGGTGACTTCCGCGCGTACGGATACCGCTCCACGGTCGACGGGGTCGAACACATCGCCCTGGTCACCGGGAACGTCGGCGGCCCGGAGGACCCGGACGCGGGCGAGGACGTCCTCGTACGGGTGCACTCCGAGTGCCTCACCGGCGACATATTCGGCTCCCTGCGCTGCGACTGCGGCCCCCAGCTGGAGGGCTCCTTGGAGCGGGTCCAGCACGAGGGCCGCGGCATCGTGCTGTACCTGCGCGGGCACGAGGGCCGCGGCATCGGACTGCTGTCCAAGCTGCGGGCCTACGAACTCCAGGAGCGGGGCCGCGACACCCTCGACGCCAACCTTGAACTCGGCCTCCCGGCCGACGCGCGCGACTACGCGGCAGCCGCCCAGATCCTCGCCGACCTGGGCGTACGCTCCCTCCGGCTGATGACCAACAACCCCGACAAGACCGCGGCCATCGTCCGCAGCGGGCTGCGCGTCACCGGACGCGAGCCCATGCCCGTACAGGCGGGCGAGCACAACCTGCGCTACCTGCGTACCAAGCGGGACCGCATGGGGCACGACCTGCCCTGGCTGGACGCCGACCGCGCGTCCCCCTGCGGCACCCAGTGA
- the ribH gene encoding 6,7-dimethyl-8-ribityllumazine synthase codes for MSGKGAPELTVKNCGDLRVAVIAAQWHEQVMDGLVDGSLRALRELGIDEPTLLRVPGSFELPVVAKVLADRGYDAIVALGVVIRGGTPHFDYVCQGVTQGLTDVCVNTGVPIGFGVLTCDTEEQALARAGLPGSVEDKGHEAVTAAVATAATLRTVAEPWR; via the coding sequence GTGAGCGGCAAGGGCGCACCCGAACTGACCGTCAAGAACTGCGGAGACCTGCGCGTGGCCGTGATCGCCGCGCAGTGGCACGAGCAGGTCATGGACGGCCTCGTCGACGGCTCCCTGCGCGCCCTGCGCGAGCTGGGCATCGACGAGCCGACCCTGCTGCGGGTGCCCGGCAGCTTCGAGCTGCCGGTCGTCGCCAAGGTCCTCGCCGACCGGGGCTACGACGCGATCGTGGCGCTCGGCGTCGTCATCCGCGGCGGCACCCCGCACTTCGACTACGTGTGCCAGGGCGTCACCCAGGGCCTCACCGACGTCTGCGTCAACACCGGCGTACCCATCGGCTTCGGTGTACTGACCTGCGACACGGAGGAGCAGGCCCTCGCCAGGGCCGGTCTCCCCGGCTCGGTGGAGGACAAGGGCCACGAGGCGGTCACCGCGGCGGTGGCCACCGCCGCGACCCTGCGTACCGTGGCGGAACCCTGGCGATAG
- the hisG gene encoding ATP phosphoribosyltransferase — MLRIAVPNKGSLSGPAGEMLHEAGYQQRKATKELVLVDPENEVEFFYLRPRDIAIYVSSGKLDIGITGRDLLLDSGAQAEELLALGFARSTFRYAAKPGTISSVKDLSGLTVATSYEGIVGRHLAEQGVDASVVHLDGAVETAIELGVAQVIADVVETGTSLRNAGLEIAGDPILESEAVVIRRSGADPDVPKVQQFLRRLQGVLVARSYVMMDYDIRAEHLERAVALTPGLESPTISPLHDQGWVAVRSMVRTKEAQRIMDDLYDLGARAILTTGIHACRL, encoded by the coding sequence ATGCTGCGCATCGCCGTCCCCAACAAGGGTTCCCTCTCCGGCCCTGCGGGGGAGATGCTGCATGAGGCCGGCTACCAGCAGCGCAAGGCAACCAAGGAACTCGTCCTGGTCGACCCGGAGAACGAGGTCGAGTTCTTCTATCTGCGCCCCCGCGACATCGCCATCTACGTCAGCTCCGGCAAGCTCGACATCGGCATCACGGGCCGCGACCTGCTGCTCGACTCCGGCGCGCAGGCCGAGGAACTGCTCGCCCTCGGCTTCGCCCGCTCCACCTTCCGCTACGCCGCCAAGCCCGGCACCATCAGCTCGGTGAAGGACCTGTCGGGGCTGACCGTCGCCACCTCCTACGAGGGCATCGTCGGCCGGCACCTGGCCGAGCAGGGCGTCGACGCCTCCGTCGTCCACCTCGACGGTGCCGTGGAGACCGCCATCGAGCTGGGCGTGGCCCAAGTGATCGCGGACGTCGTGGAGACGGGCACCTCGCTGCGCAACGCCGGACTGGAGATCGCGGGCGACCCCATCCTGGAGTCCGAGGCCGTCGTCATCCGCCGCTCGGGGGCCGACCCCGACGTGCCGAAGGTCCAGCAGTTCCTGCGCCGCCTCCAGGGCGTCCTGGTCGCCCGCAGCTACGTGATGATGGACTACGACATCCGCGCCGAACACCTGGAGCGCGCCGTCGCGCTCACCCCGGGCCTGGAGTCGCCGACCATCTCCCCCCTGCACGACCAGGGCTGGGTCGCCGTCCGTTCGATGGTGCGCACCAAGGAGGCCCAGCGGATCATGGACGACCTCTACGACCTGGGCGCCCGCGCCATCCTCACCACCGGCATCCACGCCTGCCGCCTGTGA
- a CDS encoding MFS transporter, with translation METGEGGPEPGATTGPDITAPRTTATGGAAGAGGADGGPGRELRVARTAVAVVFAAHGMVSGTFATRIPWLKEHLGLSPGWLGLALVFLTVGASAAMPLSARLAHRYGPRRALVGLAVLCCAGLVLPPLAPALGWLCLALFLFGCGLGLMDVAMNAQGVRVEELYGRSVMSGLHGMWSVGTLVGGAGGALAAHAGLDARVHLGLAAPVLAVVAVLAARLTPDAQDTAAGEKAPSGAGEQAGAGEQAGEEPPRFALPSRGVLAIGLLGFCAVFAEGASMDWSGIYLADVTGAEPGLAASAYTAFACTMALARLSGDAVVRRFGPVATVRCGGVLAAAGAALVVAARTPPAAVAGFALIGIGIAVVVPLCFAAAGRAASASPGQEIAGVATLAYASGLGAPAIVGWIAETTTLSASFAVVTALLVGLILGAGVLRR, from the coding sequence ATGGAGACGGGTGAGGGCGGGCCGGAGCCGGGAGCGACGACCGGTCCGGACATCACGGCACCGAGGACGACGGCGACGGGCGGGGCGGCAGGCGCGGGCGGGGCGGACGGCGGGCCGGGCCGGGAGCTGCGGGTGGCGCGGACGGCGGTCGCCGTCGTGTTCGCCGCGCACGGGATGGTCAGCGGCACGTTCGCGACGCGTATCCCCTGGCTCAAGGAGCACCTGGGGCTGAGTCCCGGGTGGCTGGGTCTCGCGCTGGTGTTCTTGACGGTGGGCGCCTCCGCGGCGATGCCGCTGTCGGCCCGGCTCGCGCACCGCTACGGGCCGCGGCGCGCTCTGGTGGGGCTGGCGGTGCTGTGCTGCGCCGGGCTGGTGCTGCCGCCGCTCGCGCCGGCGCTGGGCTGGCTGTGCCTGGCGCTGTTCCTTTTCGGCTGCGGCCTCGGGCTGATGGACGTGGCGATGAACGCGCAGGGCGTACGGGTCGAGGAGCTGTACGGGCGCTCGGTGATGTCGGGGCTGCACGGGATGTGGAGCGTCGGGACGCTGGTGGGCGGCGCGGGCGGGGCACTGGCGGCGCACGCGGGACTGGACGCGCGTGTCCACCTGGGGCTCGCCGCGCCGGTGCTGGCCGTGGTGGCGGTGCTCGCCGCACGCCTGACGCCCGATGCCCAGGACACGGCGGCGGGCGAGAAGGCGCCGTCGGGTGCCGGAGAGCAGGCAGGTGCCGGAGAGCAGGCGGGCGAGGAGCCGCCGCGCTTCGCGCTGCCCTCGCGCGGGGTGCTGGCGATCGGGCTGCTCGGCTTCTGCGCGGTGTTCGCCGAGGGCGCCTCGATGGACTGGTCCGGCATCTACCTGGCCGACGTGACCGGCGCCGAGCCGGGGCTCGCGGCGTCGGCGTACACGGCGTTCGCCTGCACGATGGCTCTCGCGCGGCTGTCGGGCGACGCGGTGGTCCGGCGTTTCGGGCCCGTCGCCACCGTGCGCTGCGGGGGCGTGCTGGCTGCGGCCGGTGCCGCGCTGGTGGTCGCGGCGCGCACGCCGCCGGCCGCAGTGGCGGGGTTCGCGCTGATCGGGATCGGCATCGCGGTGGTCGTACCGCTGTGCTTCGCCGCGGCGGGCCGGGCCGCTTCGGCGTCGCCGGGCCAGGAGATCGCGGGGGTGGCGACGCTCGCCTACGCCTCGGGGCTGGGCGCCCCGGCGATCGTGGGCTGGATCGCCGAGACGACGACCCTGTCGGCGTCCTTCGCCGTGGTCACGGCGCTGCTGGTGGGGCTGATCCTGGGGGCGGGCGTGCTGCGCAGATGA
- a CDS encoding nicotinamide mononucleotide transporter family protein: MNVFAWLNGEAFTAFGQHVIWSDMLGNVIGLAALALGWRRSILTWPTQLFSGLILVGAFASAQLAGGVGKQVLVIVVALWGWRQWRRGHQQAQDGSIAVRFATWRERGLLALGTALGTVAVGWLFSLVPTLSWNPWPDAYIFVGTLAAMLAQARGLVEFWFAWLLVDVVGVPLAFSSGLPFSGFVYVVYLGLVLWGMRAWWQRSRVDEALARAARPGPALNGAAL; this comes from the coding sequence GTGAACGTCTTCGCATGGCTGAACGGCGAGGCGTTCACCGCCTTCGGCCAGCACGTCATCTGGTCCGACATGCTGGGCAACGTCATCGGCCTGGCCGCGCTGGCCCTGGGCTGGCGCCGCTCCATCCTCACCTGGCCCACGCAACTGTTCTCCGGGCTGATCCTCGTCGGCGCCTTCGCCTCCGCACAGCTGGCGGGCGGCGTCGGCAAGCAGGTCCTGGTGATCGTCGTCGCACTGTGGGGCTGGCGGCAGTGGCGCCGTGGCCACCAGCAGGCGCAGGACGGCTCCATAGCCGTGCGGTTCGCCACCTGGCGCGAGCGCGGACTGCTCGCGCTGGGCACCGCGCTGGGCACCGTCGCCGTCGGCTGGCTCTTCAGCCTCGTTCCCACGCTGTCCTGGAACCCCTGGCCGGACGCCTACATCTTCGTCGGCACCCTCGCGGCGATGCTCGCGCAGGCACGCGGCCTGGTGGAGTTCTGGTTCGCCTGGCTGCTGGTCGACGTGGTCGGCGTACCGCTGGCCTTCAGCAGCGGGCTGCCCTTCTCCGGCTTCGTCTACGTCGTCTACCTCGGGCTCGTCCTGTGGGGCATGCGCGCCTGGTGGCAGCGCTCCCGCGTGGACGAGGCCCTGGCCCGGGCCGCACGGCCCGGGCCCGCACTGAACGGGGCCGCGCTGTGA
- the ribD gene encoding bifunctional diaminohydroxyphosphoribosylaminopyrimidine deaminase/5-amino-6-(5-phosphoribosylamino)uracil reductase RibD: MRRALDLAARGLGSTSPNPVVGCVILDSAGRTVGEGWHQRAGGPHAEVHALAEAGDDARGGTAVVTLEPCDHTGRTGPCTQALIAAGIARVVHAVADPDPGAAGGARTLAAAGIEVEGGLLGDEAATGNAAWLTAVRLHRPHVTWKYAATLDGRTAAADGSSRWITSEEARADVHRLRAESDAVLIGSGTARADDPHLAVRGVPGAVQPLRVVLDTEAAAVEPGARVLDGAAPTLIAVAEDADTAALDTALDGAADLLRLPRATDGASGASGSSGSGIELSALLSALYERQVRSVLLEGGATLAGAFVRAGLVDRVVGYLAPVLLGAGPPVLAEAGISTIAQALRLSVSDTVRLGPDLRITAVGHTAPTPTAATATEES, translated from the coding sequence ATGCGCCGCGCCCTGGACCTCGCCGCGCGGGGGCTCGGATCCACCAGTCCCAACCCTGTCGTCGGCTGCGTGATCCTCGACAGCGCCGGGCGCACCGTGGGGGAGGGCTGGCACCAGCGCGCCGGCGGCCCGCACGCCGAGGTGCACGCGCTCGCCGAGGCGGGCGACGACGCCCGCGGCGGCACCGCCGTCGTCACCCTCGAACCCTGCGACCACACGGGCCGTACCGGGCCCTGCACCCAGGCGCTCATCGCGGCCGGGATCGCCCGCGTCGTCCACGCCGTCGCCGACCCCGACCCGGGTGCCGCCGGCGGGGCCCGCACCCTGGCAGCCGCCGGGATCGAGGTCGAGGGCGGGCTGCTGGGCGACGAGGCGGCGACGGGCAACGCGGCCTGGCTGACCGCCGTCCGCCTCCACCGCCCCCATGTGACCTGGAAGTACGCCGCCACCCTCGACGGGCGCACCGCGGCGGCCGACGGCTCCAGCCGCTGGATCACCTCCGAGGAAGCCCGCGCCGATGTGCACCGGCTGCGCGCCGAGTCGGACGCCGTGCTCATCGGCTCGGGGACGGCCCGCGCCGACGACCCGCACCTGGCCGTGCGCGGCGTGCCCGGCGCCGTCCAGCCGCTGCGCGTCGTACTCGACACCGAGGCCGCCGCCGTCGAACCCGGCGCACGCGTCCTGGACGGCGCCGCGCCCACCTTGATCGCCGTCGCCGAGGACGCGGACACTGCCGCTCTCGACACCGCTCTGGACGGGGCCGCCGACCTCCTGCGGCTGCCCCGCGCGACCGACGGCGCCTCCGGGGCCTCCGGCTCCTCCGGCAGCGGAATCGAGCTGTCCGCGCTGCTCTCCGCGCTGTACGAGCGCCAGGTGCGCTCCGTGCTGCTGGAGGGCGGCGCCACCTTGGCCGGGGCCTTCGTCCGCGCCGGGCTCGTCGACCGGGTCGTCGGCTACCTCGCCCCTGTCCTGCTGGGAGCCGGGCCGCCCGTCTTGGCGGAGGCCGGAATCAGCACGATCGCGCAGGCGTTGCGGCTGTCGGTGAGCGACACCGTGCGCCTCGGCCCTGACCTGCGTATTACCGCCGTCGGGCACACGGCGCCCACGCCCACCGCAGCAACCGCCACCGAGGAGTCCTGA